In Clostridia bacterium, the genomic stretch CCTGATCGCGCGTAAGCTTTGCAGCCTCTGCCTCTGCGGCAGCCTTTGCGGCAGCTTCCGCAGCAGCTCTCTTTTCGCCGTCTACACGGTCTCTAAGCTTATTTATAGCCTTGACGATAAGGAATATGCACAGCGCCACGAGTATAAAGTCTATAATAGACTGAATAAACGAGCCGTAGGCGAAAACGACCTCAGGCTTTATTATCTCTTCGCCGTCCATAACGGCAGGGCTTATCACCACGCCGAGATCCTTAAACGAAATACCGCCCGTAATGGGGCTCAAAAGCGGAGTAATAATATCATCTACGAGCGAAGAAACTATCTTCTGGAAAGCAGCGCCGACCATAACGCCGACTGCCATATCCATTACGTTGCCTCGCATAATGAATTCTTTGAATTCCTTAAACACTTTTATCTCTCCTTTGCGGTTTTTTTAAATTATAGCACACCGAAAAGAAAAAATAAATATTTAAAGAACAAAATATGAATATT encodes the following:
- the mscL gene encoding large-conductance mechanosensitive channel protein MscL, translating into MFKEFKEFIMRGNVMDMAVGVMVGAAFQKIVSSLVDDIITPLLSPITGGISFKDLGVVISPAVMDGEEIIKPEVVFAYGSFIQSIIDFILVALCIFLIVKAINKLRDRVDGEKRAAAEAAAKAAAEAEAAKLTRDQELLTEIRDLLKKES